TTAGCGTGCTGCCAATTATTTTTCTAAGCTTTGCCATCGTGGCAATGTTTGCGTCACAGGGACAATTATTGCTTAACCATTTAGATTTACTGTGGAAAATAACAATACCTATCCTTTTATTTTTTATGATTAATCTTTTTGTCAGTCAAAAAGCTGGACAGCTTATGAGATTCCCGAACTCCGACAGAGCCAGTTTAAGCTTGACCACTTTAGCCAGAAATTCCCCGATTGCTTTAGCCATTGCTATGACTGCATTTCCAGACCAGCCTTTGATTGCGTTGACCTTAGTAGTAGGCCCTCTGCTGGAATTGCCTATCCTGGCAGTCATCACCCAGATTTTATTATTTATCACTAAAGAGAAAAGAACATAAAAATGAAAGCACATATCCTTTTTATTTATGAATATGTGCTTTCTTAACTTGTCTCAATAGCACAAAAAAGGTTGTTAATCTAACATTCATGTGAATACATTAGTTATAACACCCCTCATATCTTCCCTTCTCTAATCTGCCCAATCAGCTTATCCAGCCAATAAATAGCGTGCTCTGCTTTGGTCGACACATACCCGCCAAGAAACTCGATCAGTTTCTCATTATCTTTGTCTTTTTCAATCAGCTGTTCAAAACTTTTATAATACTCCCACTTAGCCTTGGAGCTCTTTAATTTCTCTTCAAGGATAGCGACTGCTTTATCTTGATCTACATATTTGATGTTGGCTAAACCCACCAACATTTCACCGATCGAATCGGCCGTTTCAAACAATTTGTAGATTTTTTTCGGCAGCTCTTCCCGGCCTTTAGCTGTGATTTCAAATATTTGTTTATCCGGCCGATGTTCTTCTTTAATTATTTCGACTGTTGCAATTAAGCCCTGTTTCGCTAATGAATCGAAATGGTAGTACAGCTTGCTTTCTGTCAATCCAGCTAGCTGATCAAATGGAATAGGCTCTGAAAGCTGCTTTTTTATTTTATAAGGATAATTCTTACCCTCCATCAGTTTGGTTAATATAAATATTTGAATGGTCATTCTTTATGCTCCTTCAAGAGAATTACCCTTATTTTAGCAAAATGAATCTGGCATTTCAGCCTCATCCTTTACCTCTCCAATATTAAAACTCCCTTAAAGCAGTCAGTGTGCCTGCTTTAAGGGAGCCTTTATTCCTTACTTATACACGTTCATCGGCAGATTCGTTAAAGACTGGCCAGTGGCTGATGCCGTTAAATTCTTTTCTAATTCAAACCCTTCCACTGGTTCGATGCTGGAGAACTTCTTCACGAAGGTCTCCAGCGCTATTTTCATTTCCAGGCGTGCCAGAGGTGCACCCAAACAGAAATGCGGGCCATTTCCGAATGTTAGATGCTTTTTATTGTTAGGACGATGTATGTTTATAGAAAAAGGATCATCAAACATCCGATGGTCCATATTGCATGCACTCATCCAGGCAATAACGACATCCCCTTCTTTTAACTCAACGCCCATTAAATTGTTATCCTTTTTCACAGTTCGGTCTCTTCTCGACATATGAAAACGATAGCGGAGCATTTCTTCAACTGCATTTGGCACTAATTCCAGGTCATTACGCAGTTCTCCATATAAAGACTCATCATCATAAAGCAATGAATAAAACGTATTGGCAATCGCATGACTGGTTGTTTCCACTCCTGCGCCTAAAAGCAGCATGGTCACCTGCACAATTTCATTATCGGTAAACTTTTCACCATCTACTTCAGCTTGAATTAAATCAGAGATAATATCATCCGAAAGGTTCGACCGCTTTTGAACAACAATCGGATAGAGATATTGGAAATATTCTTTCGCAGCATTCTGTTTTTGAAGCTCTATGTCTTCCAGTCTCTCTTTATCGTAAGGCTGGAAAAGGATATCCACCCATTCTTTGAATTGAGCTCTGTCCTGTATCGGCACGCCGAATAAATCTGCAATAACCATACTTGGCAGCGGGGCTGCTAAAGCCTCAACAATATTAATTTCATTATTATCCTGGATGTTTTCTACTAGCTCCTCGGCAATCTGCTTGATGCGCGGCTCCCAATTCTTTAAACTGCGGGGAGTAAAAGCTGCTGCTAACAAGGAACGCCCTTTCCGATGATCCGGCGGATCTACAAGTGTAAGATTTGTTAAAGGCGACGCTTTCTCATGCTTGTCATTTGCCCCAACAAATATCGTTGTTCTCGGTCCGGCACTTGAAAAAATTCATAGTTGCCCAGCACCTGTTTCACACCCTCATAGGTAAACACATTCCATGTATTCGTTTGTTCATGATAATACACGGGATGATGGTGAAGCATGTCCTTATACCACTCAATAGGAAAAAACTCTTCTGCACGTGACTTAAAATTAGTAATCTCATTTACGGGAATGACTTCTTTCAACATACTATTTCTTTTCCTCCTTTAAGATGATGGGGATTCACTGGGCTGCACCAAAATAAGATTTAATAATCTACTAAGGTAAATGTACCTTCCGTATTACATTACTCTAAACAAAGTAGTTTAAAAAGAGTAATTTCGGCTAAAGATTTCCATTTTTTTATTTGAGGGGAATTTTATATATAGTCCATGTAACCTACATATAGGGAGAGGTTTTTTCAGAAAACATACGTATAAGCAGCCTCCCTATGCTGTTTATACGAAGTCTGCAACTCATAGATAGGTACCTATTTAATTCACTGCCTAAATATAGTATGACAAGTGGCATATCCAGAAAAAAACACATGGGAATTTTGGCTTTTTAGTGATTAGACATATGTTAAGGAATAAATATAGAGATGAGTCCCTTGTTAAATAAGATTTAAAAGGAGGCCTCGTCATGATTATCAAGGGGATTCGGCACAGATAATTAACAGGGGCAGGGCAACCATGCTCCGGAAAGAATTTGATCTGCCACATAGTAACGATGATTAGATAATACGGAGGTAAAAAATGACTGAACGAATTCTGAAAATAAATAATGTGGATATATGTACAGAAAGCTTTGGAAATGCTAAGGATCCAGCCATCCTTTTGATCATGGGCGCAATGACTTCACTGGACTGGTGGGATGAGGAATTCTGTCTCCGCCTTGCTGATAAGGGTAGATTTGTGATTCGATACGATCACCGGGATCTGGGACGATCGACCATTTATGAACCTGGTACTTCAAATTATACAATAACGGACTTGGCTGACGATGCGGCCGGTGTACTGGATGCTTATCATATAGAGCAGGCACATATCGTTGGCATGTCCATGGGCGGCCTAACTGGCCAAATTCTTGCCTTAAGATATCCGGACCGTGTACTGACGCTTACGCTGATTGCATCAAGTGTGTTCGGGACTGAGATGGAAAAGCTGCCTCCAATGGATCAGAACATACTGGATTACCACGCGAAGAGTGCTTCTATCAATTGGTCGGATCGGGATGCTGCAATTGCTTTTCTTGCGGGCGGCTGGAAAACTTTAGCCGGCTCCAAACCTTTCGAGCAGGAAAGAATATATAAACTTGCTTCAAGAGAAGCAGACCGCGCCAAACATCTGCCGAGCAGATTTAACCATGCCATGCTGCAAGGTGGAGACGTATATTTCGATAGAATGGATGAGATCAGTGTACCGGTGCTCATTATTCATGGCACAGAAGACCCAGCTCTCCCATACGAGCACGGGCTTGCTCTTAAGAAAGCCATCCCTCATTCTGAATTAGTGACACTTGATGGAACTGGGCATGAGATTCATAGTGAAGACTGGAATCAGATTATAGATTCTGTTATAAAGCTTAGTGCGAGATAAGAAGAATAAGTGGAAAGAAAATACACCTTCACACAAGAAGTCTTGGTTTAGTTGTATTGAATTATTTTTTTAAAGGAAAGTTCAAAGCCCAATTTCTCAATGTTATGAGCGGGAAATTGGGCTGCTTTTACTTCAGAATTACGGCATTAAAATAAAACAGCCATTGTGATAAATGCATTTGTTTAAAAATTTTAGATTACACTATATCAGAAAAGGGCTAAAGCCTATCCAGCAATTTTGCTCCTTTCACAAAGAAAATACGCATTTCTTATTTCAAAAAGCGCCCGATTGTTGAAGTTCTTAATTACTATGTCTTATTGAACTAAAGCACCCTTTAGCTTAAGTATAATTCTTTCACAATCTTGTATTAATAAAATAGAGGCTGCTACAGTTAGCAACCCTAATGTATATTATCGTATTCTTTGTTCTAAAGTTTATATTATTTATCTCCCCAAAATTTTAATTACATTTTAGGAGCTTCCCTTCCTGTCATAGCCCATTCCTCTTTTGATGGACCATAAAGACCAGGGACGGTTAAACCTGCTTGTCGCATCAAAATGGTCATTTGTCCTCGATGGTGAATTTGATGTTGAATCAAAAAAGTTAACAGTTCTAGATTGGACAATCTCTGCCCAAAAACATCTTGTACATCACTAAGATTTTTGTCACTCCAATGATTTTTTACTGCTTGCGAAAAAGCATTCCTTGCTTGTTGATAGCTATCAGAGATGAATTTTGCTGAGGTTGGCACAGGATAATCTTTTGTAGGTGCGTCAAGGGTAAGGTCAGTTCGAGATGAGATAACACCAATCGCTGTTACAGTATGCCAAGCTATTCTTCCTAATGTCCAATTTTGAGATGTAACTTCTTGGGATAAGGACTCATCTGTAAGTTGATTAAGAATTTTCTGAGTGGCATCTGCTTCAAAATTCCATAATTTAAAGAAACCATCTAATGTTTGAAACATATTCATCCTCCTCACTTGAATACTTCATAAATATATTCTGCATAGACTAAAAATTATCCCTTAATTTAACAAAAGATAATAATCAGAAAAAAATCTACTTTAATAGCTATTCTTGAAAAACTAACCTGCCCCGTTAGTCGAAGAAGAAAAAGGGTTGCCGTTCCAGTGGATTTTCAACTCTTGCACCCGTTTAGGATATAAAAGAACTTGAAATTTTTATGCTAATATACCAAGTAAATCTAATTGAAAGACTATCACAATCTCTACTGATTTTAATTTATCAGCATCAGTAAAATTTAATTGTCTTATTTCTTATCTTATACCTTCCTTTACGATAATTCTTTTATATACCAAGCGTCCATAGCATTATGCTCTGACCCATCTAGTGGTCTTTCAAGTTGTTGGAAACCTAATTTGATGTAAAGGAGATTAGCTGCTTGGAGTTTCTTCAATGTTTCTAAGTAACAGTGTGTATAGTGTTCCTTGGCGAAGTCGAGTGCTACTTTCATCAGCTCCTTCGACAGACCCATACCTTGAGCTTCGGGTGTAATGTATAGCTTTT
This window of the Cytobacillus pseudoceanisediminis genome carries:
- a CDS encoding PadR family transcriptional regulator, with protein sequence MTIQIFILTKLMEGKNYPYKIKKQLSEPIPFDQLAGLTESKLYYHFDSLAKQGLIATVEIIKEEHRPDKQIFEITAKGREELPKKIYKLFETADSIGEMLVGLANIKYVDQDKAVAILEEKLKSSKAKWEYYKSFEQLIEKDKDNEKLIEFLGGYVSTKAEHAIYWLDKLIGQIREGKI
- a CDS encoding alpha/beta fold hydrolase, with protein sequence MTERILKINNVDICTESFGNAKDPAILLIMGAMTSLDWWDEEFCLRLADKGRFVIRYDHRDLGRSTIYEPGTSNYTITDLADDAAGVLDAYHIEQAHIVGMSMGGLTGQILALRYPDRVLTLTLIASSVFGTEMEKLPPMDQNILDYHAKSASINWSDRDAAIAFLAGGWKTLAGSKPFEQERIYKLASREADRAKHLPSRFNHAMLQGGDVYFDRMDEISVPVLIIHGTEDPALPYEHGLALKKAIPHSELVTLDGTGHEIHSEDWNQIIDSVIKLSAR
- a CDS encoding DinB family protein — its product is MFQTLDGFFKLWNFEADATQKILNQLTDESLSQEVTSQNWTLGRIAWHTVTAIGVISSRTDLTLDAPTKDYPVPTSAKFISDSYQQARNAFSQAVKNHWSDKNLSDVQDVFGQRLSNLELLTFLIQHQIHHRGQMTILMRQAGLTVPGLYGPSKEEWAMTGREAPKM